A part of Melittangium boletus DSM 14713 genomic DNA contains:
- a CDS encoding ABC transporter substrate-binding protein, with product MRAGVLGVGLAVLCLVTAGCKKEQPGGQTDKRGAASALRLGFFPNITHAQALVGQDSGAFQKAVPGIELKMFNAGPAAMEALTAGSLDASYVGTGPAINTFLKAGRELRIIAAAVDSGAVLVTKTARTPADLKGKTLATPQLGNTQDIALRHWLGQQGLKPGQDVTVTPLSNPDILGLFLHGKLEGAWVPEPWGARMVAEGGGHILLDERELWPQRRFHTTVIVTTREALERRREPLKQLLRAHVELTRQWQHHPETFIPRVNAAFAKTAGRPMDEAVLKDSFSRLEPALQIMPEQLKQAAEHARQLGFVPSSDLSGLVDTTLLNEVLREEPAP from the coding sequence ATGCGCGCTGGAGTTCTCGGAGTGGGCCTCGCGGTGTTGTGCCTGGTGACGGCCGGGTGCAAGAAGGAGCAGCCCGGAGGCCAGACGGACAAGCGGGGCGCGGCCAGCGCGCTGCGGCTGGGGTTCTTCCCCAACATCACCCACGCCCAGGCCCTGGTGGGCCAGGACTCGGGCGCCTTCCAGAAGGCCGTGCCCGGCATCGAGCTGAAGATGTTCAACGCGGGCCCCGCCGCCATGGAAGCGCTCACGGCGGGCTCGCTCGATGCGTCGTACGTGGGCACGGGCCCCGCCATCAACACCTTCCTCAAGGCGGGACGGGAGCTGCGCATCATCGCCGCCGCGGTGGACTCGGGCGCGGTGCTGGTGACGAAGACGGCGCGCACACCCGCGGACCTCAAGGGCAAGACGCTGGCGACCCCCCAGTTGGGCAACACCCAGGACATCGCGCTGCGGCACTGGTTGGGCCAGCAGGGCCTCAAGCCAGGCCAGGACGTCACCGTCACGCCGCTGAGCAACCCGGACATCCTCGGCCTGTTCCTCCATGGCAAGCTCGAGGGCGCGTGGGTGCCCGAGCCGTGGGGGGCGCGCATGGTGGCCGAGGGCGGAGGCCACATCCTGTTGGATGAGCGCGAGCTGTGGCCCCAACGCCGCTTCCACACCACCGTCATCGTCACCACCCGCGAGGCCCTGGAGCGGCGGCGCGAACCCCTCAAGCAATTGCTGCGCGCGCACGTGGAGCTCACCCGGCAGTGGCAACACCACCCCGAGACCTTCATCCCCCGCGTCAACGCCGCCTTCGCCAAGACAGCCGGGCGCCCCATGGACGAGGCCGTGTTGAAGGACTCCTTCTCGCGGTTGGAGCCCGCACTCCAGATCATGCCCGAGCAGTTGAAACAAGCCGCCGAGCACGCGCGACAACTCGGCTTCGTCCCCAGCTCCGACCTGTCGGGACTGGTGGACACGACCCTGTTGAACGAGGTGCTGCGCGAGGAACCCGCTCCCTGA
- a CDS encoding ABC transporter permease: protein MVLVGLLAAWALFARFGPWPHHLFPGPLAVGDSLWAMARDGRLWDALVRSLSRLAQGYGLSVLIGVPLGLVMGRAAIVRRSLRPLVVGLQALPSICWLPLALLWFGLTETSIIFVVVMGSVLAIAISVEDGVMGVDPLLLRMSATYGVRGPRLFAGVLLPAALPSIVTGLKLGWSFAWRALMAGELLYVSGGLGQLLTMGRELMEIPQVMAVMVCIIAVGTFIDRVLFQTVELRIRRRWGLAAS from the coding sequence CTGGTGCTCGTGGGACTGCTGGCCGCGTGGGCGCTGTTCGCCCGCTTCGGCCCCTGGCCGCACCACCTGTTCCCGGGACCCCTGGCGGTCGGTGACAGTCTCTGGGCGATGGCGCGCGATGGCCGGCTGTGGGACGCCCTCGTGCGCTCGCTGAGCCGGCTCGCGCAGGGCTACGGCCTGTCCGTGCTCATCGGCGTGCCCCTCGGCCTCGTCATGGGCCGGGCGGCGATCGTGCGCCGCTCGCTGCGCCCGCTCGTGGTGGGACTGCAAGCGCTGCCCTCCATCTGCTGGCTGCCCCTGGCGCTCCTGTGGTTCGGCCTCACGGAGACGTCCATCATCTTCGTGGTGGTGATGGGCTCGGTGCTGGCCATCGCCATCTCGGTGGAGGACGGGGTGATGGGGGTGGACCCGCTGCTCTTGCGCATGTCCGCCACCTACGGCGTGCGCGGTCCGCGCCTCTTCGCCGGCGTGCTCCTGCCCGCGGCCCTGCCGAGCATCGTCACCGGGCTCAAGCTCGGGTGGAGCTTCGCCTGGAGGGCGCTCATGGCGGGCGAGCTGCTGTACGTCTCGGGCGGTCTCGGCCAATTGCTCACCATGGGCCGGGAGCTGATGGAGATTCCACAGGTGATGGCGGTGATGGTGTGCATCATCGCCGTGGGCACCTTCATCGATCGCGTCCTCTTTCAAACGGTGGAGCTGCGCATCCGGCGCCGTTGGGGCCTGGCGGCGAGCTGA
- a CDS encoding ABC transporter ATP-binding protein, giving the protein MRQVKETVKETLVPARVDEDSAKIAVKRVEHRYGNKVVALQDVNLNIRSGEFVCLLGPSGCGKSTLLYALAGHINPTGGHVRIDGREIRGPGPDRLLMFQEAALYPWLTVRQNLEFVLAARGLSRKDRAERARRFIRYVHLDGFENTLPHELSGGMKMRTALARALAVDSQVLLMDEPFGSLDAQTRHHMHELLQRVWLETHKTIVFVTHDVTEALMLANRVVVMAPRPGRILRDLEVHLPMPREPDDVALVGMARQIRAMLRESESLEEPGPPGEDGAQDEGMAPDSEAAGARGTAGRVGAVRPLRPLAAPPVPGTPGGR; this is encoded by the coding sequence ATGCGCCAGGTGAAGGAGACGGTGAAGGAGACGCTGGTGCCCGCCCGGGTGGACGAGGACTCGGCGAAGATCGCCGTCAAGCGCGTGGAGCACCGCTACGGCAACAAGGTCGTGGCGCTCCAGGACGTCAACCTCAACATCCGCTCGGGCGAATTCGTCTGTCTGCTGGGGCCCTCGGGGTGCGGCAAGTCCACGCTGCTCTACGCGCTGGCGGGCCACATCAACCCCACCGGGGGCCACGTGCGCATCGATGGCCGGGAGATCCGCGGCCCCGGCCCGGACCGGCTGCTCATGTTCCAGGAGGCGGCGCTCTACCCCTGGCTCACCGTGCGCCAGAACCTGGAGTTCGTGCTCGCCGCCCGGGGACTGTCCCGGAAGGATCGCGCGGAGCGCGCCCGCCGCTTCATCCGCTACGTGCACCTGGATGGCTTCGAGAACACGCTGCCCCATGAGCTGTCCGGTGGCATGAAGATGCGCACGGCGCTCGCCCGGGCGCTGGCGGTGGACTCGCAGGTGCTGCTCATGGACGAGCCCTTTGGCTCGCTGGACGCGCAGACGCGCCACCACATGCACGAGCTGCTGCAGCGCGTCTGGCTGGAGACGCACAAGACGATCGTGTTCGTCACCCACGACGTCACCGAGGCGTTGATGCTCGCCAACCGGGTGGTGGTGATGGCACCGAGACCGGGCCGCATCCTGCGCGACCTCGAGGTGCACCTGCCCATGCCGCGCGAACCCGATGACGTGGCACTGGTGGGCATGGCGCGCCAGATCCGCGCCATGCTCCGTGAGAGTGAGTCCCTCGAAGAGCCCGGCCCGCCGGGTGAAGACGGAGCACAGGATGAAGGCATGGCACCTGATTCAGAAGCTGCTGGTGCTCGTGGGACTGCTGGCCGCGTGGGCGCTGTTCGCCCGCTTCGGCCCCTGGCCGCACCACCTGTTCCCGGGACCCCTGGCGGTCGGTGA